One genomic region from Drosophila busckii strain San Diego stock center, stock number 13000-0081.31 chromosome 3R, ASM1175060v1, whole genome shotgun sequence encodes:
- the LOC108603127 gene encoding electron transfer flavoprotein subunit beta, with translation MARVLVGVKRVIDYAVKVRVKPEKNGVVTQGVKHSMNPFDEIAVEEAVKLKEKKLASEIIAVSVGPTQSQEVIRTALAMGADRGVHVEVSAAEYELLQPLHVSKILAKLALDEKADLVILGKQAIDDDANQTAQMTAAVLDWPQGTFCNKVEKTDAGLTIVREIDGGLETIKTKMPAVLSADLRLNTPRYATLPNIMKAKKKPLKKMTPKDLGVDTTPRIEVVSVEDPPVRQAGATVADVDALVAKLKEGGHI, from the exons ATGGCGCGTGTGCTGGTTGGAGTAAAGCGTGTTATTGATTATGCTGTCAAG GTTCGAGTGAAGCCAGAGAAGAATGGCGTCGTTACCCAGGGTGTCAAGCACTCCATGAACCCCTTCGATGAGATTGCCGTCGAGGAGGCTGTGAAGCTAAAGGAGAAGAAACTGGCTAGCGAGATTATAGCTGTGTCTGTTGGTCCAACACAATCGCAGGAAGTGATACGCACTGCTCTAGCTATGGGCGCGGATCGCGGTGTGCATGTTGAGGTGTCTGCGGCGGAGTACGAGCTACTGCAGCCACTGCATGTGTCCAAAATACTTGCCAAGCTGGCATTGGACGAGAAGGCCGACCTGGTTATATTGGGCAAGCAGGCTATCGATGATGACGCCAATCAAACCGCTCAGATGACAGCCGCTGTATTGGACTGGCCTCAAGGCACGTTCTGCAACAAGGTAGAAAAGACGGATGCGGGCTTGACGATTGTGCGTGAAATCGACGGCGGCTTGGAGacaattaaaaccaaaatgcCAGCAGTGCTAAGTGCTGATTTGCGTTTGAACACTCCACGTTATGCCACGTTGCCTAACATCATGAAGGCTAAGAAGAAGCCTCTGAAAAAGATGACACCCAAAGATTTGGGTGTGGATACCACACCGCGCATTGAGGTTGTCTCCGTGGAGGATCCACCAGTACGTCAAGCGGGCGCTACAGTAGCCGATGTGGATGCGTTGGTGGCCAAGCTCAAAGAGGGTGGACATATCTAA